From one Saprospiraceae bacterium genomic stretch:
- a CDS encoding sigma-70 family RNA polymerase sigma factor — MNFINGYLSNKENSEEVVQNVFLRFWENKNQLNITGPVKSYLFQSAKNAMIDFTRRNKKYDHNESLVTGDHKNFLDLEESSLDPFIFRQSVEKVSKKFKPITHEIFHLYYFEGLNQEEIASHLKVSKRKVEYQMALALDILRDELKNMDTFFNK, encoded by the coding sequence GTGAATTTTATTAATGGTTACCTTTCTAACAAGGAGAACAGTGAGGAGGTAGTTCAAAATGTTTTTTTGCGGTTTTGGGAAAACAAAAATCAGTTGAATATTACCGGCCCTGTAAAATCGTATTTGTTCCAATCCGCAAAAAATGCTATGATCGATTTTACCCGCCGAAACAAAAAATATGATCATAATGAGTCGCTTGTTACAGGCGACCATAAAAACTTTTTGGATTTAGAAGAGAGCTCGTTGGATCCATTTATTTTCAGGCAATCTGTGGAAAAAGTTTCAAAAAAATTCAAACCTATCACTCATGAAATTTTCCATCTTTATTATTTTGAAGGGCTCAACCAGGAGGAAATAGCCAGTCACCTAAAAGTCTCCAAACGTAAAGTCGAGTACCAGATGGCTCTGGCGCTGGATATTTTGCGTGATGAACTCAAAAACATGGATACATTTTTTAATAAATAG
- a CDS encoding FecR domain-containing protein, with product MDLENFIRKNIQETKDYHEVDLDRSWADFKSNIGVMPVELSSPSSNSILHRHRLLILFAVLAVGVISLIIYFLSSPVKQFEIKTTIEKADTIRMTDGSVAYIQPHSSITYPIRLDKATIRQISLKGGAIFDVAKDATKPFVVECGGLAVTALGTVFLLEEQDTQTMIKGIEGRIEVVELDNRNNKVILKAGDEFVYSGRLFHKLVPPIDTASSLPVPEITKRKPETPPIENLRVYRAKSLVDFLERQSKGKIKLARKTKYEEKANVKNDLSKDTEYILQKLLDQTGLKSRPGKCNGCIEIYSDKN from the coding sequence GTGGATTTAGAGAATTTTATACGAAAAAATATTCAGGAGACCAAAGATTATCATGAGGTTGATTTGGATCGTTCCTGGGCCGATTTTAAATCTAACATCGGGGTGATGCCAGTTGAACTGTCATCACCCAGTTCCAATAGTATTTTGCATAGACACAGGCTATTAATATTGTTTGCTGTATTAGCTGTGGGCGTAATCTCTCTAATAATTTATTTTCTCTCAAGTCCGGTAAAACAATTTGAAATAAAAACAACTATTGAAAAGGCCGATACGATCCGCATGACAGATGGATCAGTGGCTTATATACAACCTCATTCGTCGATTACTTATCCCATCAGGCTCGATAAAGCAACCATTCGCCAAATTAGCCTTAAAGGCGGCGCCATATTTGATGTTGCTAAAGATGCAACCAAGCCCTTTGTGGTAGAATGTGGTGGGTTGGCAGTTACTGCACTGGGTACTGTTTTTTTATTAGAGGAGCAGGATACTCAAACCATGATTAAAGGCATAGAAGGCCGCATCGAAGTAGTAGAACTCGACAATAGAAATAACAAAGTGATACTCAAAGCAGGAGATGAATTTGTATATTCAGGTAGACTGTTTCACAAGCTGGTTCCACCCATTGACACGGCTTCTAGCTTACCGGTACCTGAAATCACCAAGCGTAAACCAGAGACACCGCCCATTGAAAATTTAAGGGTGTACCGCGCAAAAAGCCTCGTTGATTTTCTGGAGAGACAATCTAAAGGTAAAATTAAACTTGCCCGTAAAACAAAGTATGAGGAAAAAGCTAATGTTAAAAATGATCTATCCAAAGACACTGAATATATCCTTCAGAAGCTTTTAGACCAAACTGGTTTAAAATCAAGACCCGGTAAATGCAACGGATGTATTGAAATATACTCCGACAAAAATTAA
- a CDS encoding T9SS type A sorting domain-containing protein, with protein sequence MYLPQSQRQWRWICQIRTDHQSDGSSGTGSDLQRQYTLGGITSGCTANVNIPLVGTDNCADKVLFRVDITRPDNSTETRVDVSAISGTFAAGIYKVRIIGRDHCGNEDTCQMNLTIKDCKAPTPYCLNGVATVVMPSTGSIQIWAKDLDRASEDNCTAKDKLKFSFSSNTAEASRVLSCSDILNGREQAIELSIWVTDEAGNANFCRTYILLQDNGGTPGGVCKDTTVSFANVTGRLYTEDQEGVEFATVEVKGQSSAGIPSFKTASDGSYLFSSLPMSGIQSIKALRDDNPMNGVSTLDLILIQKHILGTEKLKSAYKMIAADINNNDDISVLDLIELRKLILGLYDKLPNNTSWKFVPKSHTFTDIDNPWGYPTEDVIHDMKEQMTSDFVGVKIGDVNSSALSHSLMGTEIRGNETGLIFEVQDKLYRKGERVEVAFTSPNFKGVSGFQGTMSIGNKQLAIDKIDAGSIKVMEDNIGRRWEQEGLITMSWNSAQSVDLTDREVLFTMVFTAQSDGKLSDVLRIGSQHTKAESYEGRGELGNVSIRFIGQNGQEVAGRSALYQNYPNPFDQRTVIGLNLAEAGRGTLKVTDITGRTIKVIEKDWSKGYQEVWIDRRDIQATGVLYYSFDSKTFRAVKKMIILE encoded by the coding sequence TTGTATCTTCCGCAATCTCAAAGACAATGGAGATGGATATGTCAAATACGTACAGATCATCAAAGTGACGGATCATCAGGCACCGGTAGTGACCTGCAAAGACAGTACACTCTGGGCGGTATCACCAGTGGCTGTACAGCTAATGTGAATATCCCATTAGTTGGCACAGACAATTGCGCAGACAAAGTACTGTTCAGAGTAGATATCACAAGACCGGATAATAGTACAGAGACCAGAGTGGATGTAAGTGCCATCAGTGGCACATTCGCCGCAGGAATCTATAAAGTGAGGATCATCGGTCGCGATCATTGTGGCAATGAAGATACTTGCCAGATGAACCTGACGATCAAGGATTGCAAAGCACCGACGCCATACTGCCTGAATGGAGTAGCGACGGTCGTGATGCCAAGCACCGGAAGTATCCAGATCTGGGCCAAAGACCTCGATCGGGCCAGTGAAGACAACTGTACAGCGAAGGACAAACTGAAGTTTAGCTTCAGCAGCAATACGGCCGAAGCCAGCAGAGTACTGTCGTGCAGCGATATCCTCAACGGCAGAGAGCAAGCGATCGAGTTATCCATCTGGGTGACAGACGAAGCAGGCAATGCCAACTTCTGCAGGACATATATTTTATTGCAGGACAACGGAGGCACACCAGGAGGAGTCTGTAAAGACACTACGGTATCGTTCGCCAATGTGACAGGAAGGTTATATACAGAAGACCAGGAAGGCGTAGAGTTTGCAACCGTCGAAGTCAAAGGACAATCCAGCGCTGGTATCCCAAGCTTCAAGACAGCGAGTGACGGAAGTTACCTGTTCAGCAGCTTACCGATGAGTGGTATACAAAGTATCAAAGCCCTGAGAGATGACAATCCGATGAACGGAGTGTCTACGCTCGACTTAATCCTGATACAGAAGCATATCCTGGGTACCGAGAAGTTGAAGTCAGCGTACAAGATGATCGCTGCAGATATCAATAACAACGATGATATCAGCGTGCTCGACCTGATCGAACTGCGCAAACTGATCCTGGGCTTGTATGACAAACTGCCTAACAATACCAGCTGGAAGTTTGTACCGAAATCACATACATTCACGGACATCGACAATCCGTGGGGCTATCCGACAGAGGATGTAATACATGACATGAAGGAGCAAATGACTAGTGACTTTGTAGGGGTGAAGATCGGAGATGTCAACAGCAGCGCCCTGTCCCATAGTCTCATGGGCACAGAGATCAGAGGCAATGAAACCGGCCTGATCTTCGAAGTACAGGACAAACTCTATCGCAAAGGCGAGCGGGTAGAAGTAGCATTTACTTCACCAAACTTCAAAGGAGTGTCAGGTTTCCAAGGCACAATGTCCATTGGCAATAAGCAATTGGCAATAGACAAAATTGACGCAGGATCCATAAAAGTAATGGAGGACAATATCGGCCGCCGGTGGGAGCAGGAAGGTCTGATCACCATGAGCTGGAACAGCGCTCAAAGCGTAGATCTAACTGATCGGGAAGTTTTGTTTACGATGGTCTTTACCGCACAATCTGATGGAAAACTGAGCGATGTCTTAAGAATCGGATCACAGCATACCAAAGCAGAGTCCTACGAGGGCAGAGGAGAGCTAGGTAATGTATCTATCCGCTTCATCGGTCAGAATGGTCAGGAAGTAGCAGGCAGATCAGCCTTGTACCAAAACTATCCAAACCCATTTGATCAACGAACCGTGATTGGTCTCAACCTGGCAGAAGCAGGACGAGGTACTTTAAAAGTCACTGACATCACAGGTCGTACGATCAAAGTGATCGAAAAGGACTGGAGCAAAGGCTACCAGGAAGTATGGATAGATCGCAGAGACATCCAGGCAACTGGGGTATTATACTACAGCTTTGATAGCAAAACTTTCAGAGCCGTCAAGAAGATGATCATTCTGGAATAA